Proteins from a genomic interval of Mycoplasmopsis columboralis:
- the rplU gene encoding 50S ribosomal protein L21, protein MVAIIETGGKQLLVEEGQTIFVEKLEGEEGSQVTFDKVLLVDSKIGQPYVQNAVVTGVIEKQGKAKKIVVYRHNAKSTHKRKLGHRQPYTRIKITSIQG, encoded by the coding sequence ATGGTAGCAATTATCGAAACAGGTGGTAAACAATTATTAGTTGAGGAAGGTCAAACAATCTTCGTTGAAAAACTTGAAGGCGAAGAAGGTTCACAAGTAACTTTTGATAAAGTTTTACTTGTTGATTCAAAAATTGGTCAACCTTACGTTCAAAATGCAGTCGTAACTGGTGTAATCGAAAAACAAGGTAAAGCGAAAAAAATCGTTGTATATCGTCACAATGCAAAATCTACTCACAAAAGAAAACTTGGACACCGTCAACCATACACAAGAATTAAAATTACATCTATTCAAGGATAA
- a CDS encoding aquaporin has protein sequence MKSSIIKNLFSFFKLSASQRGEALKPIDLRTWIIHGISEFIGTIFISMGLAGLSIYVGHHTVEHWGLLSDGLVGFFAGFVVVGLCLFIFLRWSCDLNPIVTITRYLKGLHNGWYASYKIFIQVLGSFAAGGIILLIGHFTSSNDLPNAPINALASAKKTFLTEVSTIEPSMGLGVVVIFFTEVFISAILLFSIFSPTIHSKYRDFMILFIISMSVWLGIFGGSAAINPARGLAQQLPTLFLAAAQNENALKIINEVSVATITMILGDLFSTVFYVFMQGFNEHYFNPMLHKIILYKNNHAKSMISSNDFKKLYNKEEDQKDK, from the coding sequence ATGAAAAGCTCAATTATAAAGAACTTATTTTCATTTTTTAAATTATCAGCTTCCCAGCGTGGTGAAGCGCTTAAACCAATTGATTTAAGAACCTGAATTATTCATGGTATTAGTGAATTTATTGGAACTATTTTTATTTCAATGGGTCTAGCAGGACTTAGTATTTATGTTGGACATCACACTGTTGAACATTGAGGTTTATTATCAGATGGATTAGTTGGATTTTTTGCAGGATTTGTAGTTGTAGGACTTTGTTTATTTATTTTCTTACGTTGAAGTTGCGATCTAAATCCAATTGTAACTATTACTAGATACTTAAAGGGATTGCATAATGGATGATATGCTTCATACAAAATATTCATTCAAGTGTTAGGTTCATTTGCAGCTGGGGGAATTATTTTATTAATTGGACACTTTACTTCAAGTAATGATTTGCCAAATGCACCAATTAATGCATTAGCTTCTGCTAAAAAAACATTCTTGACTGAAGTTTCAACCATTGAACCTTCAATGGGTCTTGGAGTAGTTGTTATCTTCTTTACCGAAGTATTTATTTCAGCCATTTTATTATTTTCAATTTTCTCACCTACAATTCATTCTAAATATCGTGATTTTATGATTTTATTTATCATTTCAATGTCAGTTTGACTTGGTATTTTTGGAGGAAGTGCAGCTATTAATCCAGCTAGAGGGCTAGCACAGCAACTTCCAACATTATTCTTGGCTGCTGCTCAAAATGAAAACGCATTAAAAATCATTAATGAAGTTTCTGTTGCAACTATTACAATGATTTTAGGAGATTTATTTTCAACCGTATTTTATGTATTTATGCAAGGATTTAATGAACATTACTTCAATCCAATGCTTCACAAAATCATTTTATACAAAAACAATCATGCTAAATCAATGATTTCAAGCAATGATTTCAAGAAACTTTACAACAAAGAAGAGGATCAAAAAGATAAATAA
- the ileS gene encoding isoleucine--tRNA ligase, with the protein MDYKKTLNMPQTDFEMRANLTTKEPKYRQMWLDKQVYKKLLVRNKNNKPFIVHDGPPYANGDLHLGHALNKILKDIVVRYKTMQGFYSPFIAGWDTHGLPIEHKMLAEANLSQKSLSVVELRKRAGEYALKQVQNQKQQFAQLSLLSDLEKIYVTMDKGYEAKQLMLFKKMVMNNLVYKGLKPVYWSPSSQSALAEAEVEYQDVVSPSIYVAFEIVSSDFAKLNKGDFVIIWTTTPWTLIANAGVALGENIEYLKVQVNQQNYVVASELLDKVAQALKWENYEVVESFLGKEVTKVEYKTPILDNIAPVVLGHHVTTESGTGLVHIAPLFGEDDFLIGKKHNLNMIMHIADDGTIEKTNTIFDGLFYEDANKKISEFLGDKMLAFARLKHSYPHDWRTHKPIIFRGTPQWFVSIEKIKEQILEQIDNHVISNSSWGKKRLMNMIENRHDWTISRQRSWGVPITIFYDANKNPVFEEELFDHVIALVEQYGSDVWFKWDTEELLPAKYQNKGFTREMDIMDVWFDSGVSSLAVDIDGFATPYDLYLEGTDQYRGWFNSSIINAVAWNGKTPYLNLVSHGFVVDAKGEKMSKSKGNTISPLQVVTESGADILRLWVANSEYSNDISISKDILKQNSEVYRKLRNTIRFLLANINGYKFNPNTKLSGIHLYINEQLKEVKNKVLQAYDEFKFISVIKLINNYVVELSAFYLSIIKDALYVKKANDEQRLMALHNLYLIAEFLIVALAPILPTTAEEAYSFLDKENKQESVFFEMFFNKEENVNVELLNTFNEFFTLKDQVNVLIEQAIQKQEVKRSNELKVTLPKNLPTFIKELDLKTLLQVGDVEFGDLLEVSKFDSLKCQRCWNHFYAQQMQNDLCHSCAEIVSEMGLTDEK; encoded by the coding sequence ATAGATTATAAAAAAACTTTGAACATGCCTCAAACTGATTTTGAAATGAGAGCTAATTTAACAACCAAAGAACCAAAATACCGTCAAATGTGGCTTGATAAGCAAGTGTATAAAAAATTACTTGTGCGTAACAAAAATAATAAACCTTTTATTGTGCATGATGGTCCTCCATATGCTAATGGTGATTTACATTTAGGGCACGCGTTAAACAAAATTTTAAAAGATATTGTTGTTCGTTATAAAACAATGCAAGGTTTTTATTCACCATTTATTGCTGGTTGAGATACCCATGGACTTCCTATTGAACATAAAATGTTAGCTGAAGCAAATCTTTCACAAAAATCTCTTTCAGTAGTAGAACTTAGAAAAAGAGCTGGTGAATATGCTTTAAAACAAGTGCAAAACCAAAAACAACAATTTGCACAATTATCACTTCTTAGTGATTTAGAAAAAATTTATGTCACAATGGATAAAGGATATGAAGCTAAACAGCTTATGCTCTTTAAAAAAATGGTGATGAACAATTTAGTATATAAAGGACTCAAACCTGTTTATTGATCACCTTCTTCTCAAAGTGCACTTGCGGAAGCCGAAGTTGAATATCAAGATGTTGTTTCACCTTCAATTTATGTGGCTTTTGAGATTGTATCTTCAGATTTTGCGAAATTAAACAAAGGTGATTTTGTAATTATTTGAACCACTACTCCATGAACTTTAATTGCTAATGCTGGAGTTGCTTTAGGAGAAAATATTGAATATCTTAAAGTTCAAGTTAATCAACAAAATTATGTAGTAGCTTCTGAATTGCTTGATAAAGTAGCTCAAGCACTAAAATGAGAAAATTATGAGGTAGTTGAATCTTTCTTAGGAAAAGAAGTAACTAAAGTTGAGTATAAAACTCCTATTTTAGATAATATTGCTCCTGTTGTACTTGGTCATCATGTTACCACCGAAAGTGGAACTGGACTTGTTCACATTGCTCCTTTATTTGGGGAAGATGACTTCTTAATTGGTAAAAAACACAATTTAAACATGATCATGCACATTGCTGATGATGGAACTATTGAAAAAACTAACACAATTTTTGATGGACTTTTTTATGAAGATGCCAACAAAAAAATCTCTGAGTTTTTAGGTGATAAAATGCTGGCTTTTGCTCGCTTAAAACACTCATATCCGCACGATTGAAGAACACATAAACCAATTATTTTCAGAGGAACACCTCAATGATTTGTTTCAATTGAAAAAATCAAAGAACAAATTTTAGAGCAAATTGATAACCACGTTATCTCAAATTCGTCCTGAGGTAAAAAGCGTTTAATGAATATGATTGAAAATCGTCATGATTGAACAATCTCACGTCAAAGATCATGAGGTGTACCAATTACCATTTTTTATGATGCTAATAAAAATCCAGTTTTTGAAGAAGAACTCTTTGATCATGTTATTGCCTTAGTTGAACAATATGGAAGTGACGTGTGATTTAAATGAGATACTGAAGAGTTACTTCCAGCTAAATACCAAAATAAAGGATTCACACGTGAAATGGATATTATGGACGTGTGATTTGATTCGGGGGTATCTTCACTTGCTGTAGATATTGATGGATTTGCAACTCCTTATGATTTATATTTAGAAGGAACCGATCAATACCGTGGATGATTCAACTCTTCAATTATTAATGCAGTGGCTTGAAATGGCAAAACTCCTTACTTAAATTTAGTGTCACATGGATTTGTTGTTGATGCTAAAGGTGAAAAAATGTCAAAATCAAAAGGGAATACCATTTCACCTCTTCAAGTAGTTACTGAATCTGGAGCTGATATTTTACGTTTATGAGTTGCTAATAGTGAATATTCAAACGATATTAGCATTTCTAAAGACATATTAAAGCAAAATTCCGAAGTATATCGTAAGTTAAGAAACACAATTAGATTCTTGCTTGCTAATATTAACGGATACAAATTTAATCCAAATACCAAGTTAAGCGGAATTCACTTATACATTAATGAACAGCTTAAAGAAGTAAAAAATAAAGTGTTGCAAGCTTATGATGAATTTAAATTTATTAGTGTAATTAAATTAATTAACAACTATGTTGTTGAGTTATCGGCTTTTTATCTTTCAATAATTAAAGATGCTTTATATGTTAAAAAAGCTAATGACGAACAACGTTTAATGGCATTACACAATCTTTATTTAATTGCAGAATTCTTAATTGTAGCACTTGCACCAATTTTACCTACAACAGCTGAAGAAGCATATAGTTTCTTAGATAAAGAAAATAAACAAGAATCAGTATTTTTTGAAATGTTCTTTAACAAAGAAGAGAATGTTAATGTTGAGTTATTAAATACATTTAATGAGTTTTTCACATTAAAAGATCAAGTAAATGTTTTAATTGAGCAAGCTATTCAAAAACAAGAAGTAAAACGTTCAAATGAATTAAAAGTTACTTTACCAAAGAATTTACCAACTTTTATAAAAGAGTTAGATTTAAAAACTTTATTACAAGTTGGAGACGTTGAATTTGGAGATTTACTAGAAGTATCTAAATTTGATTCACTAAAATGCCAAAGATGTTGAAACCATTTTTACGCTCAACAAATGCAAAACGATCTTTGTCACTCATGTGCTGAAATTGTGTCTGAAATGGGGTTAACTGATGAGAAGTAA
- a CDS encoding 2-hydroxyacid dehydrogenase: protein MKIAFFDAKDYDIKYFDQFNDGRHEIVYFKENLSLDTVKKAKGFDAVCGFVNTYGDKVILEVLHKLGVKYWLQRSMGYNKIDIAKANELGIEVFRIFNYSAESVGEMAMAGLMALNRNLLRANKRVTDYNFSLNGLDGICVNNSTIGVIGSGKIGQTFIKIAKGMGARVIVFDAFAQDNFPDLADKMGFEFVSLSELFKESDFISLHAPLLPSTRYIIDKEAVKIMKQGVIIVNTSRGELMDITAVLEGLKSGKIRGLATDVLEREEGRFYEDISELKDQFQKLDPQWKELIEMDNVLITSHQAFLTDLALTQIAKTTLDNADAAQKGDFTNALKLMEDGRVKNG from the coding sequence ATGAAAATTGCATTTTTTGATGCGAAAGACTACGATATTAAATATTTTGATCAATTTAATGATGGTAGACATGAAATTGTATATTTTAAAGAAAACCTTAGCTTAGATACTGTCAAAAAAGCTAAAGGATTCGACGCAGTTTGTGGATTTGTTAACACTTACGGTGACAAAGTTATTTTAGAAGTATTACACAAATTAGGTGTTAAATACTGACTTCAAAGATCAATGGGGTATAACAAAATTGATATTGCCAAAGCCAATGAATTAGGAATTGAAGTGTTTAGAATTTTCAATTACTCAGCTGAAAGTGTTGGAGAAATGGCGATGGCTGGTTTAATGGCTTTAAATAGAAATTTACTTAGAGCTAACAAAAGAGTTACTGATTATAATTTTTCACTTAATGGACTTGATGGAATTTGTGTTAACAACTCAACCATTGGAGTTATTGGTAGTGGAAAAATAGGACAAACTTTCATTAAAATTGCTAAAGGAATGGGTGCAAGAGTTATTGTATTTGATGCCTTTGCTCAAGATAACTTTCCTGATTTAGCCGATAAAATGGGATTTGAGTTTGTTTCACTTAGTGAATTATTCAAAGAAAGTGACTTTATTTCATTGCATGCACCACTTTTACCTTCAACAAGATATATCATTGACAAAGAAGCAGTTAAAATTATGAAACAAGGAGTAATTATTGTTAATACTTCACGTGGAGAATTAATGGATATTACTGCTGTTCTTGAAGGACTTAAATCTGGAAAAATTCGTGGACTTGCAACTGATGTGCTTGAAAGAGAAGAAGGAAGATTTTACGAAGATATTTCAGAACTTAAAGATCAATTCCAAAAACTTGATCCACAATGAAAAGAATTAATTGAAATGGATAATGTGTTAATTACATCACACCAAGCATTTTTAACCGATTTAGCATTAACTCAAATTGCTAAAACTACTTTAGATAATGCTGACGCAGCTCAAAAAGGAGACTTTACCAACGCTTTAAAACTTATGGAAGATGGTAGAGTGAAGAACGGATAA
- a CDS encoding YitT family protein has product MADLNKNLKPENNQKNIFKMSLSFMKMKKPSLKLAELPLDPMNCTDVEKQIALLNYKMGQYLANNKEAKLTSKMFFKRYSWRICLVVFAAFLFNFSIQIFLSRADTVPSGWTGFPTLLQNLLPVIRPYFALIYFGANLPLFIIFWRKIKKSFLYLTLLFMVSQILANLIFTQDVIFTHITAFFDLVGDKLLTKDENGNPVHIEVALKLLKKQWYEQNKTWPILLYCSIGAFFVGVALALSWKAGGSTGGTDIIAYYYVTKSKKSISTMLSIFGFTTAMIFLVIWGVVEHSDKYKDELLIRDPGTFIGARELSTFLYILISNLVVGILYPKYKKMKMTIISSDINKVIAYLKLIEYWHSYKIVSFTSGYNGETKYKVETVLLLLESKNLINDLKLIDPNIWISMIPVHQVIGKFNTQFVEQ; this is encoded by the coding sequence ATGGCAGATTTAAATAAAAACTTAAAACCTGAAAATAACCAGAAAAATATCTTTAAAATGTCGCTTAGTTTCATGAAAATGAAAAAGCCATCTTTAAAGTTAGCTGAACTACCTTTAGACCCGATGAATTGCACTGATGTGGAAAAACAAATAGCGCTTTTAAATTACAAAATGGGTCAGTATTTAGCTAATAATAAAGAAGCTAAATTAACAAGCAAGATGTTTTTCAAACGCTATTCGTGAAGAATTTGTTTGGTCGTTTTTGCAGCGTTTTTATTTAACTTTTCAATTCAAATTTTTCTCTCTCGTGCTGATACGGTTCCTTCGGGATGAACAGGGTTTCCAACTTTGCTACAAAACTTACTTCCAGTAATTCGTCCTTATTTTGCACTAATTTATTTTGGAGCTAATTTACCTTTATTTATTATTTTTTGAAGAAAGATAAAAAAGAGTTTTCTCTATTTAACTTTATTGTTTATGGTCTCACAAATTTTGGCCAACTTAATTTTCACTCAAGATGTTATTTTTACACATATCACTGCTTTTTTTGACTTAGTTGGTGATAAATTACTTACTAAAGACGAAAATGGAAATCCTGTTCATATTGAAGTTGCTTTAAAATTACTTAAAAAGCAATGATATGAACAAAACAAAACTTGACCCATTTTACTTTATTGTTCAATTGGAGCATTTTTTGTAGGAGTGGCACTTGCTTTATCTTGAAAAGCAGGGGGTTCAACTGGTGGAACAGATATTATTGCGTATTATTATGTAACCAAATCTAAGAAATCAATTAGTACTATGCTGTCAATTTTTGGTTTTACTACAGCTATGATTTTCTTAGTTATTTGAGGTGTTGTAGAGCATAGCGATAAATATAAAGATGAGTTACTTATTCGCGATCCAGGAACCTTCATTGGAGCCAGAGAACTTTCAACTTTCTTATACATTTTAATTAGTAATTTAGTAGTTGGAATTTTATATCCAAAATACAAAAAAATGAAAATGACTATTATTTCAAGTGATATTAATAAAGTAATAGCTTATTTAAAACTAATCGAATATTGACACAGTTACAAGATTGTTAGTTTTACTTCAGGATACAATGGAGAAACTAAATATAAAGTTGAAACAGTATTATTGCTTCTTGAATCAAAGAACTTAATCAATGATTTAAAATTAATTGACCCAAACATTTGAATTTCAATGATTCCGGTACATCAAGTCATTGGTAAATTCAACACCCAATTTGTCGAACAATAG
- a CDS encoding MurR/RpiR family transcriptional regulator → MINNIKESALIKKLLNMSHRDNASGIIAKTILTNIFQIEKLNSTDIADLAFTTQSTISKFVNNLGYESFSEFKSNLLKYRQLIQYSSNDNSVKNSNLIAANIEFLKNVAALDLNEVIELIKSSKKIILNSSGGASRTHNEFVIQLQRMGYNILAPVSFSDRYHQSVISDKDTLVILISRSGETAETLIPTLLSLNKGLKVVYISAKEIPDLDKAHLKINLQKYCSTKIDALSFNLHLALIYTLLLNSI, encoded by the coding sequence ATGATTAATAATATTAAAGAATCTGCACTTATTAAAAAGTTACTTAACATGTCACATCGTGATAATGCTAGCGGGATAATTGCTAAAACAATTTTAACTAATATCTTCCAAATTGAAAAACTCAATTCAACTGATATTGCTGATTTAGCTTTTACCACTCAATCTACCATTTCTAAATTTGTTAACAATTTAGGATATGAAAGTTTTAGTGAGTTTAAAAGTAACTTACTTAAATATCGTCAATTAATTCAATATTCAAGCAATGACAATAGTGTCAAAAATTCTAACTTAATTGCAGCTAATATTGAATTTTTAAAAAATGTGGCTGCTTTGGATTTAAATGAAGTAATTGAGTTGATTAAATCATCTAAAAAAATTATTTTAAATTCTTCCGGGGGTGCATCACGTACTCATAATGAGTTTGTTATTCAACTCCAAAGAATGGGATATAACATTTTAGCACCTGTAAGTTTTTCAGATCGTTATCACCAATCAGTTATTAGCGATAAAGATACTTTAGTTATATTAATTTCACGTTCTGGAGAAACTGCTGAAACTTTAATTCCTACTTTATTATCTTTAAATAAAGGACTTAAAGTTGTTTATATTAGTGCTAAAGAAATTCCAGATCTAGATAAAGCACATTTGAAAATCAATTTACAAAAGTATTGTTCAACTAAAATTGATGCTTTATCATTTAATTTACATTTAGCTTTAATTTATACTTTATTACTTAACTCTATTTAA
- a CDS encoding PHP domain-containing protein has product MKYDYHNHTYFCKHADVSAAELVSHYVSQQYKEIGISDHIPYPGELDSKDNSRMYLSEMSEYLRQIKVQQQLHKDKVTIYAGFESEYFPNQDAWYRQVLKNENVDYLILGIHAVENLDPQNNYNKNCTNKYELQRYWKSLNEGMRTGLFLYAVHPDFYMKSYENWDDDCQELAEKICDLALELDFPLGFNINGFWKGPRQIGNAFRNKYPIHEFWKVVKAKGVKILLESDTHHRKQLYDNEIIPKTYELLKEWGIDHLLIEKVDMHAYKAKINELLK; this is encoded by the coding sequence ATGAAATATGACTACCACAATCATACTTATTTTTGCAAGCATGCAGATGTTTCAGCAGCTGAACTAGTTTCGCATTATGTATCCCAACAATACAAAGAAATTGGAATTTCAGATCACATTCCATATCCAGGTGAATTAGATTCTAAGGATAATTCTCGAATGTATTTAAGTGAAATGAGTGAATACTTAAGACAAATTAAAGTTCAACAACAATTACACAAAGATAAAGTTACAATTTATGCTGGATTTGAAAGTGAATATTTTCCAAATCAAGACGCTTGGTATCGCCAAGTACTTAAAAATGAAAATGTTGATTATTTAATTTTGGGTATTCATGCTGTTGAAAATCTCGATCCACAAAACAATTACAACAAAAACTGTACCAATAAATATGAACTTCAGCGCTATTGAAAATCATTAAACGAAGGAATGCGCACTGGATTGTTCTTATATGCTGTGCATCCAGATTTTTACATGAAATCATATGAAAATTGAGATGACGACTGCCAAGAATTAGCTGAAAAAATTTGTGATTTAGCTTTAGAGCTAGATTTCCCGCTTGGTTTTAATATTAATGGATTTTGAAAAGGTCCTCGCCAAATTGGAAATGCCTTTCGTAATAAATATCCAATTCATGAATTTTGAAAAGTAGTTAAAGCCAAAGGGGTGAAAATTTTACTTGAATCAGATACCCATCATCGTAAACAACTTTATGACAATGAAATCATTCCTAAAACTTATGAATTACTCAAAGAATGAGGAATTGATCATCTTTTAATTGAAAAAGTTGATATGCATGCATATAAGGCCAAAATTAACGAGCTTTTAAAGTAA
- the rpmA gene encoding 50S ribosomal protein L27, producing MAKTKAGGSTKNGRDSHSKRLGAKLGDGQYATAGSIIYRQRGTKIFPGVNVGRGGDDTLFTKIDGYVKYESRRNRKFVSVYPEKQK from the coding sequence ATGGCAAAAACAAAAGCCGGTGGTTCTACTAAGAACGGTCGTGATAGTCATAGTAAGAGACTAGGTGCTAAGTTAGGTGATGGACAATACGCAACAGCAGGTTCAATTATTTACCGTCAAAGAGGAACAAAAATCTTCCCAGGTGTAAATGTTGGACGTGGTGGAGACGATACATTATTTACCAAAATTGATGGTTACGTTAAATACGAAAGCAGAAGAAACAGAAAATTTGTTTCAGTTTACCCAGAAAAACAAAAATAA
- a CDS encoding signal peptidase II, whose protein sequence is MRSKNYYQKFLNHVKHNWKTILFNYAVLILIFGILLLIDQLTKTYLFHHGDVFTLDAQGFFELPDGSRGQPSDIYPLDPSKWADYKIIGFRSVWHNGVTLLKNPNFELIQGLSVLIVLFAFVVPLFMVNGYRKTLIAFLAIVSAGAMGNALDRFIFNNHVKDIFYLPFFDRGTFNFADVAIIVGMALIIIYLVIATIKDWKKETKEEQEQAKEDTKMIAQIKAADQKIEFLTNARIKVNRRNSKMLISRRSSKISNHKKL, encoded by the coding sequence ATGAGAAGTAAAAATTATTATCAAAAATTTCTCAATCACGTTAAACATAATTGAAAAACAATTTTATTCAATTATGCAGTATTGATATTAATTTTTGGAATTCTACTTTTAATTGATCAACTAACTAAAACTTATCTTTTTCATCATGGTGATGTATTTACATTAGATGCACAAGGATTTTTTGAACTTCCAGACGGAAGCAGAGGCCAACCAAGTGATATTTATCCTTTAGATCCTTCAAAATGAGCCGATTATAAAATTATTGGTTTTAGAAGCGTTTGACACAATGGTGTTACTTTATTGAAAAATCCTAACTTTGAGTTAATTCAAGGACTTAGTGTTTTAATTGTTTTGTTTGCTTTTGTAGTTCCTTTATTTATGGTTAATGGATATCGTAAAACTTTAATCGCATTTTTAGCTATTGTTTCAGCTGGAGCAATGGGAAATGCACTCGATCGTTTTATTTTTAACAACCACGTTAAAGACATTTTCTACTTACCATTTTTTGATAGAGGAACATTCAATTTCGCTGATGTAGCCATCATTGTAGGAATGGCTCTCATTATTATTTATTTAGTGATTGCTACTATTAAAGATTGAAAAAAAGAGACCAAAGAAGAACAAGAACAAGCTAAAGAAGACACTAAAATGATCGCACAAATTAAAGCCGCTGATCAAAAGATTGAATTTTTAACTAACGCAAGAATCAAAGTTAATCGTCGTAATTCTAAAATGTTAATTAGTCGTAGAAGTTCTAAAATTTCAAACCACAAAAAACTCTAA